The genomic stretch GGGGCTTCCTGACCACTGCCATCCGGACACCCTGGCGCTGCTGGATCCGACCCTGACGGTGGTGGGTTCGGCCGCTGCCGCCACCAAGGCCCGCCAACTGGGTTTTCAGGCGGTGAACTGCCTCGCCCCAGGCGAGCGGTTTCACCACGGGGAGCTGACGCTCACGGCCAGCGCCGGCGCTCCGGTGCCCCAGGTGGAGAACGGGTATCTGCTGCAGCATCCCGCCGGCAGTCTCTACGTGGAACCCCATGGGTTCCTCTCCTCTGACCTCCCGTCCCAGTCGGTTGATGCCGTGATCACGCCGGTGCTCGATCTGGGCCTGCCACTCGTCGGGGCCTTCGTCAAGGGGATGCAGGTGCTGCCGCAGCTGCTGGAGCGTTTCCAGCCAAGGGTTGTTCTGGCCAGCACCAGCGGCGGTGATGTGCGCTACGAGGGAGCTCTCACCCGAATCCTCTGGCAGAAGGGGAGCATGGAGGCGGCGGCCAGGGTCGTGGCAGGGGGCTCTCGCCTGATTGATCCGGTGCCGGGGGTGAGCTACGACCTCCTGGCGGCGTGAGGCGCTTGGGCCGGCGTGGGTGCTTCGCTCCTCAGGGACTCTCCAGCAGGTCGTGTTCCACCATGAAGATGTTGCCATAGAGATTGGCAAGAATGTCCTTGCCGGCCTGGGTCAGCTCCAGGTAGGGAATCGCGTTTTTGATGTAGGGAAACACCTGACCCCAGTAGAAGGTGGGGTAGGCCTTCAGCAGCTGTCCGGGGTTGGCACAGCCCAGCGCTTTGTTCACTCCTGTTTCCTCGAACTCCCAGAACAGGGCGGGAATCTTGTTGAGGTAGCGGGGATCACTCAGCTGGCCGATCAGATCGGAGGCCCGGACCAGACCAGGCATGTGGGTGGTGCACTGATGATCGGTGGAAGCAGGTACGGGGAAACGGGTGAGTTCGATGTTGCGCTTGATCGTCTCGGCATCGATCAGCCCGTGGCCGCCGAAGCGCTCTTCGATGAACAGCTTGCCGCGGTCGATGTGGTAGGGCGTGAGGGCAGCACAGGTGGCACCTTCCTTGAGCCTCACCGAGTCCCCGTTGACCCCGGTGGCGTAGTGGCCATCTTTGTCGTCACGGCAAACTCCCTTGATGTAGCCGATGTCGTGGCAGAGGTGTGAAATCGTGAAATGCAGCCAGTCATCCGGCGTGATGCCGCCCTCGCGCAGATGCTTGCCGTAGAGAATGTGCTGGCCCACCAGGGTGACCAGGATGGTGTGCTCGACATCGTGGTAGAACGCATCACCTGTGGCGATGTTCTCCAGGGCCATGGAAGCGGCCCAGGAGATGATCTCCTCGTAGTCCCGCTTGAGCGTGCCGTAGGAGGATCGGTAGGTGGTGATCAGACGTTGCTGCACGTCGGCGATCATCAACCGTGTGGCGTTGAACATCGCGGTTGCTGACGGACGCCCCGCCTGAATCTTCGAGCCAAGTTTGCCATCTCCTGAGCGGCTGCGACGACTGGACGGCAATCGATCGACCATCCTGACGGCAGTGCACCAGCTCTGACCGTGACCACCATCGCTGATCCAGCAGCCAGCCCTCATGCCCTCTCCGTCGCCGACCACGACCGCTTCGACCTGGTGGTGATCGGGGCCGGATCCGGGGGTCTGGCGGCCGCCAAGCGCGCCGCCAGCCATGGGGCCCGGGTTGCCGTGATCGAGGGAGACCGGGTTGGCGGCACCTGTGTGATCCGGGGTTGTGTCCCCAAGAAGCTCCTGGTGTACGGATCGGCCTACAGACACCTGCTGGCCGATGCGGCCAGTTACGGCTGGAGCGTGGGCCGGACTCACAGTGATCCATCCCGGCTGCTGGCGGCGGTGCGCGCCGAAGTGGATCGCCTCAATGCGCTGCACATCGGCTTTCTCGAGCGGGCCGGAGTGGAGCTGGTGTCAGGCTGGGGCCGCTTTCTCGATGACCATCACATCGACGTGGGCGGTGCGCAGGGCAAGGGCAGCGCGGAGCGCAGCAGGCGTGTTCTGCGTGGCGAGCGTGTGCTGATCGCTGCGGGCGGTCGCCCTCACCGTCCCTCGATTCCCGGCGCCGAGCTGGGCTGGGTGAGTGATGACATGTTTCTGCTCGAAAGCCTGCCCCAGCGGGTCCTGATCGTCGGTGGCGGCTTCATTGCCTGCGAATTCGCCTGCATCCTGCGCGGTCTGGGCGTGGAGGTGGATCAGTTCGTGCGCGGGGATCATCTGTTGCGGGGCTTCGACCGGGAATTGAGCGCGGCGGTGCATGAGGGCATGGAAGCCGATGGCATCACCATCCACTTTGCCCAGACCCTGACCGCCATCTCCGGCGATTCGGGTGAGCTGATCGCCAGCACCTGCCAGGGCCGCCAGGAGCGCTGCGGCGGCGTGCTGCTGGCCACGGGCCGCCAACCCTTCCTGGCCGGACTTGATCCGGCGGCGGCAGGAGTGGCGGTGGACGGCGGCCGCATTCCGGTGGATGCCGATCAGCGCACCAACGTGCCTCACATCTTCGCGGTGGGCGATGTCACCGACCGCATCAATCTGACCCCGGTGGCGGTGGACGAAGGCCGTGCTTTCGCCGACAGCGTCTACGGCGGACGACCCCGCCAGGTGAACCACGACCTGGTGGCCAGTGCCGTGTTCAGCCAACCGGAGCTGGCCTCGGTGGGGCTGAGCGAGGAGGAGGCCGTTGCCCGCTTCGGTGCGGAGGGGATTCGCCTCCACCGGGCCCGCTTCCGCTCCATGGCCCAGGCCCTGCCTCAGCGTGGCCCTCGCTGCCTGCTGAAGCTGGTGGTGGAGGTGGCGTCAGACCGGGTGCTGGGGTGCCACATGGTGGGCGAACACGCCGCCGAGATCATTCAGATGGCGGCGATCGCGATCGGCATGGGAGCCACCAAGGCCGACTTCGATCGCACCATGGCACTCCATCCCACCGTGGCGGAGGAGTTCGTGACGATGCCCCAGTGACGCGGCCGAGGAGGGACGGAGCTCGAGGCTGTCAGCGGATGGAGACATCAGCAAAATTGACTACATTCTGGATGTTCTCCAGGTCACGCACGCTCCGCCGCGATGTCCGTTCTCGTTCTGCTCATCGATCATGAACGGATCGGCCGTGATCGCCTGGCCAGCCAGTTGCAGGAGGCTGGCTTTCTGGTGGCGGAGGCCGATGATGGTCACCGGGGCCAGGCGATGGCCCTGCAGGTCAATCCCCAGCTGATCGTGATCGATCTGTTGCTGCCGGGGATCGATGGCCTCACCGTTCTTCAGCGGCTGCGCCGTGATCAGCGCACGAGCCGGACACCCATCCTGGTGTTGACGGCCCTGAGCAGCCTCGATGACAAGGTCCGGGGCTTCACCTCCGGCGCCGACGACTATGTGACCAAGCCCTATGCCCCTGAGGAAGTCCTGGCCCGCGTCAAGGCTCTCCTGCGGGGACGTGCCACCACACCTCAGCTGGTGCGTGCTCCGGAAGTCCTCAGCTATGGCCCTCTCACCCTGATCCCGGAACGCTACGAAGCCCTCTGGCATGGCCTGCCGGTGCGCCTCACCCGCACGGAGTTCGAACTTCTCCATTGCCTGCTGCAACGCCACGGCCAGGTGGTGCCATGGGAGGTGCTGCTGCGGGAGATCTGGGGCTACGGACCCGACAGCGACGTGGAATGCATCCGCACCCACATCCGACATCTGCGCGGAAAGCTGGAACATGACCGCCACCGGCCGGCCTACATCAAAACGATCTACGGCACGGGGTACTGCCTGGACCTGCCTGCGGATCCTGCCCATCAGCCGGCTGTCGGCAGAGACCGCCTGGGCCTGGTGGGGGAGGCGCTCAATCCAGCCGATTCCGTCAGAGCGGCACCCCCCCTGCGCTGGGACCAGAGGAGCCGCCGCAGGGAGGCCTGAGTAACATTGATCACACGCTCTGGTCACTCCTGCACGCGGGGCCCGGGTGGGTGACGCTTGGATGGGTGCAGGAGTTTTCCATCCCCGTCATCCTGTGAACGACAGTTGCCCCTGGATCGATCCTTGCCTTGAGCGCGTGGCTTGTCCGGTGATGACCATGGCCAAGTCGAAAGGAAAAGGCTGCAAAGGCAAGAAATGTTCCAACTGGAAAGGGGGCCGTTGCCGCTGCGGCCGCGATTGATCCCTTCCCTGTTGCTGCCCTCTTTGCCGACCAGCTCGGGGCGGGCCGATCCGGGCCTCAGGCCGCAGCCGCGACGGCCGTCAGGGATTGATCCAGGATCATCAGAGCGCCGAAGTCGGTGCCGCAGTGACGCACCTGGGCCAGCAGATGGGCCACTTCATTCTCGGCATCCACCTGGCTCTTGATCATCGGGTCAAGAAAGATGGAACTGCGGTAGTCACCGCAGCGTTCAGCCAGGCTGTAAAGCTGTTGCAGCGACGTGGTGACTTCCGCCTCCATCTCGAAGACGGACATCAGCACGTCCTCGACATTCGTCCACGTCTGCCTGGGCTGGGACAGGGCGGAGAGCTCCACCGGCTGAGACCGCGCGACCAGGTAATCGACGAACAGGCCGGCATGGGCCCTCTCGCCATCGGATTCAGCCCTGGCATAGGAGGCAAACCCATTCAGTTCCCGCTGGGTGAACCACACGGCGAGTGAGAAATAGGTGTAGCTGGCCATCAGCTCCATCTGCAGATGGTTGCAGAGGCCCTGGTGCAATTCAGCCTCCATCTCCTGGGCCACAGGTCGCCGTGGCACAAGAGGAACAGCATTCAGGCTGGTGGCGCTGGCCGGATTGCTGATCACCATGGGTCCAATCTCGTTGGCTTCAGCCTACAAAGGCCCCTGAGTCCGCGGCCAGGGCGCCGGAGGCGGATCCCCGGTTTCCGTGCCGGCCCCCGGGCCCCTAGGCTTCTTTCATCATGCCGTGATCCCGTTCGATCGCATGTCCGAGGACTGCCGTGCTCCTGGCAGCATGCCAACGGATCTCGCCTCCCTGACCCGCCTGAGCTGGTGCCTCGGGGTGCGCAGCCGCCATGCCCTCAAGGCTCTCAGGAGCTGTTCGAACCCTCAGC from Synechococcus sp. CBW1107 encodes the following:
- a CDS encoding response regulator transcription factor is translated as MSVLVLLIDHERIGRDRLASQLQEAGFLVAEADDGHRGQAMALQVNPQLIVIDLLLPGIDGLTVLQRLRRDQRTSRTPILVLTALSSLDDKVRGFTSGADDYVTKPYAPEEVLARVKALLRGRATTPQLVRAPEVLSYGPLTLIPERYEALWHGLPVRLTRTEFELLHCLLQRHGQVVPWEVLLREIWGYGPDSDVECIRTHIRHLRGKLEHDRHRPAYIKTIYGTGYCLDLPADPAHQPAVGRDRLGLVGEALNPADSVRAAPPLRWDQRSRRREA
- a CDS encoding Npun_R2479 family HD domain-containing metalloprotein; this translates as MFNATRLMIADVQQRLITTYRSSYGTLKRDYEEIISWAASMALENIATGDAFYHDVEHTILVTLVGQHILYGKHLREGGITPDDWLHFTISHLCHDIGYIKGVCRDDKDGHYATGVNGDSVRLKEGATCAALTPYHIDRGKLFIEERFGGHGLIDAETIKRNIELTRFPVPASTDHQCTTHMPGLVRASDLIGQLSDPRYLNKIPALFWEFEETGVNKALGCANPGQLLKAYPTFYWGQVFPYIKNAIPYLELTQAGKDILANLYGNIFMVEHDLLESP
- a CDS encoding MBL fold metallo-hydrolase; amino-acid sequence: MALQATYFGANGWLLDFDGCRVLLDPWLTGPLEFPPGPWFFRAELPQSWPVPGGLDLLLLTQGLPDHCHPDTLALLDPTLTVVGSAAAATKARQLGFQAVNCLAPGERFHHGELTLTASAGAPVPQVENGYLLQHPAGSLYVEPHGFLSSDLPSQSVDAVITPVLDLGLPLVGAFVKGMQVLPQLLERFQPRVVLASTSGGDVRYEGALTRILWQKGSMEAAARVVAGGSRLIDPVPGVSYDLLAA
- a CDS encoding ferritin, with the protein product MVISNPASATSLNAVPLVPRRPVAQEMEAELHQGLCNHLQMELMASYTYFSLAVWFTQRELNGFASYARAESDGERAHAGLFVDYLVARSQPVELSALSQPRQTWTNVEDVLMSVFEMEAEVTTSLQQLYSLAERCGDYRSSIFLDPMIKSQVDAENEVAHLLAQVRHCGTDFGALMILDQSLTAVAAAA
- the gorA gene encoding glutathione-disulfide reductase produces the protein MADPAASPHALSVADHDRFDLVVIGAGSGGLAAAKRAASHGARVAVIEGDRVGGTCVIRGCVPKKLLVYGSAYRHLLADAASYGWSVGRTHSDPSRLLAAVRAEVDRLNALHIGFLERAGVELVSGWGRFLDDHHIDVGGAQGKGSAERSRRVLRGERVLIAAGGRPHRPSIPGAELGWVSDDMFLLESLPQRVLIVGGGFIACEFACILRGLGVEVDQFVRGDHLLRGFDRELSAAVHEGMEADGITIHFAQTLTAISGDSGELIASTCQGRQERCGGVLLATGRQPFLAGLDPAAAGVAVDGGRIPVDADQRTNVPHIFAVGDVTDRINLTPVAVDEGRAFADSVYGGRPRQVNHDLVASAVFSQPELASVGLSEEEAVARFGAEGIRLHRARFRSMAQALPQRGPRCLLKLVVEVASDRVLGCHMVGEHAAEIIQMAAIAIGMGATKADFDRTMALHPTVAEEFVTMPQ